Proteins found in one Planococcus citri chromosome 2, ihPlaCitr1.1, whole genome shotgun sequence genomic segment:
- the LOC135834161 gene encoding speckle-type POZ protein-like, with translation MNEDFSDVTISVKGKNYPAHKLILAARSSVFKAMFRNDMQESQKNRIVINDIEEETFEEMLHYIYTGKVKNLEESAFELLSVADKYDLKELKNACEGILLSKLSADNVGKILVLADMHNAEELKANALRFIKAKYSNCGNYENTEMWKILTESRPSLMKDMLAMVFNK, from the coding sequence ATGAATGAAGATTTCAGCGATGTAACCATCTCAGTGAAAGGTAAAAATTACCCGGCTcataaattgattttagccGCTCGAAGTTCGGTTTTCAAAGCCATGTTTCGAAACGATATGCAAGAAAGCCAGAAGAATCGCATTGTAATCAACGATATAGAAGAAGAAACCTTTGAGGAAATGTTACACTACATTTACACCGGAAAAGTGAAGAATTTGGAAGAATCGGCCTTCGAATTACTTTCTGTTGCGGATAAATACGAtctgaaagaattgaaaaacgcTTGTGAAGGAATTTTACTCTCAAAATTATCAGCAGACAACGTAGGCAAGATTTTAGTACTGGCTGATATGCATAATGCTGAAGAATTAAAGGCGAATGCTCTACGATTCATCAAAGCGAAATATTCTAATTGCGGGAATTATGAAAATACGGAAATGTGGAAAATATTGACCGAATCTCGTCCTAGTTTGATGAAAGATATGCTAGCTATGGTTTTCAACAAGTAA
- the LOC135837679 gene encoding speckle-type POZ protein B-like encodes MSNCTRNAEIEGSSNYSMFDKKTCSYFWTIHNYSYHPPENRFKTYKAIGDDFKWRLKLFRDQLGKLYDGILIRLCPHSDDDLKKIRYNTLSGNLKITLMGNEGRWNRSAEDSFELGFAGSRLNRFFDLYICGTSEMNELAQPSKLFVWCHIEYKKKSRLSESSFSRDLERIRIDEDFSDVTISVNGKNYPAHKVILAAHSSVFKVMFKNDMQESQKNYIIITDMEQETFEEMLHYIYTGEMRKLDEWAFELLPVANKYDLKELKIACEELLLSKISADNVGKILVLADMHNAEELKANALRFIKENYSNCGNYENTEMWKILTESRPTLMKDMLAVVFEK; translated from the exons ATGTCGAATTGTACCAGAAATGCAGAAATTGAAGGATCCAGCAATTATTCAATGTTCGATAAAAAAACCTGTTCTTACTTCTGGACAATCCATAACTACTCGTATCACCCACctgaaaatcgttttaaaacTTACAAAGCCATTGGCGATGATTTCAAATGGCGTTTGAAACTTTTTAG GGATCAGCTTGGGAAGCTCTACGATGGGATTTTAATCAGGCTATGTCCTCATTCCGacgatgatttaaaaaaaatacggtATAACACTTTGTCCGGAAACTTGAAGATTACATTGATGGGAAATGAAGGTAGGTGGAACCGTTCTGCTGAAGATTCCTTTGAGCTTGGCTTTGCTGGTTCTAGATTGAACCGATTCTTTGATCTGTATATTTGCGGTACGAGTGAAATGAATGAGCTGGCACAGCCAAGtaaattatttgtttggtgcCACATAGAATACAAGAAAAAATCCAGGCTTTCCGAGTCGAGCTTTTCACGTGACCTCGAACGCATTCGCATAGATGAAGATTTCAGCGATGTGACTATTTCAGTTAATGGTAAAAATTATCCGGCTCATAAAGTGATCTTAGCCGCGCACAGTTCGGTTTTCAAAGTcatgttcaaaaatgatatgCAAGAAAGccagaaaaattatattataattACAGATATGGAACAAGAAACATTCGAAGAAATGCTACACTACATTTACACTGGGGAGATGCGAAAATTGGACGAATGGGCCTTTGAATTACTGCCCGTTGCGAATAAATACGACCTGAAAGAACTAAAAATTGCCTGTGAAGAACTTTTGCTCTCAAAAATATCTGCAGACAATGTAGGCAAGATTTTAGTACTGGCAGATATGCATAATGCTGAAGAATTAAAGGCGAATGCTCTCCGATTCATCAAAGAGAATTATTCCAATTGCGGGAATTATGAAAATACAGAGATGTGGAAAATATTGACCGAATCTCGCCCTACTTTGATGAAAGATATGTTAGCTGtggtttttgaaaagtaa